Proteins encoded by one window of Arabidopsis thaliana chromosome 2, partial sequence:
- the MLP328 gene encoding MLP-like protein 328 (MLP-like protein 328 (MLP328); FUNCTIONS IN: copper ion binding; INVOLVED IN: response to zinc ion; LOCATED IN: cellular_component unknown; EXPRESSED IN: 13 plant structures; EXPRESSED DURING: 7 growth stages; CONTAINS InterPro DOMAIN/s: Bet v I allergen (InterPro:IPR000916); BEST Arabidopsis thaliana protein match is: Polyketide cyclase/dehydrase and lipid transport superfamily protein (TAIR:AT4G14060.1); Has 369 Blast hits to 340 proteins in 40 species: Archae - 0; Bacteria - 0; Metazoa - 0; Fungi - 0; Plants - 369; Viruses - 0; Other Eukaryotes - 0 (source: NCBI BLink).) produces MATSGTYVTEVPLKGSAEKHYKRWRSENHLFPDAIGHHIQGVTIHDGEWDSHGAIKIWNYTCDGKPEVFKERREIDDENMAVTFRGLEGHVMEQLKVYDVIFQFIQKSPDDIICKITMIWEKQNDDMPEPSNYMKFVKSLAADMDDHVLKA; encoded by the exons ATGGCGACGTCAGGAACATATGTGACGGAGGTTCCATTGAAAGGATCGGCTGAGAAACACTACAAGCGGTGGAGGAGTGAGAACCACCTCTTCCCCGACGCCATCGGCCACCACATCCAAGGTGTCACCATCCACGACGGTGAATGGGACTCCCATGGAGCCATCAAGATTTGGAACTACACATGCG ATGGGAAACCGGAGGTGTTCaaggagaggagagagataGACGATGAGAATATGGCGGTAACGTTCAGAGGACTCGAAGGTCACGTGATGGAGCAGCTTAAAGTGTATGACGTCATCTTTCAGTTCATTCAAAAGTCACCTGATGATATCATCTGTAAGATCACTATGATCTGGGAGAAGCAAAACGATGACATGCCTGAGCCCAGCAACTACATGAAGTTCGTCAAGAGCCTCGCTGCTGACATGGATGATCACGTTCTCAAAGCCTAA